From Blastocatellia bacterium, one genomic window encodes:
- the lspA gene encoding signal peptidase II, translated as MSSEAVGASAGKVKYLIITALVMALDQFTKYVVSTRMQEGDEIDVIRNFFAISYTKNPGIAFGMLNSGNLRWLFVAISVVAVLVVLAYMMRTAAANRLLLWSLALLAAGICGNLIDRVRIGRVIDFFLVHYREHQFPVFNVADTAISIGAALMAIELFITPQAERATAAPDGEEAGGRRQEAEVGDATPLASNPNDASSGD; from the coding sequence ATGAGCTCAGAAGCGGTCGGCGCGAGCGCCGGGAAAGTGAAGTACCTGATCATCACGGCGCTCGTGATGGCGCTCGATCAATTCACCAAGTATGTCGTCTCGACGCGCATGCAGGAAGGCGACGAGATCGACGTGATCCGCAATTTCTTCGCCATCAGCTACACGAAGAATCCCGGCATCGCTTTCGGCATGCTCAACAGCGGCAACCTGCGCTGGCTATTCGTCGCCATCTCGGTGGTCGCCGTGCTGGTCGTGCTGGCTTACATGATGCGCACGGCGGCGGCCAACCGGCTATTGCTGTGGTCGCTGGCGCTGCTGGCGGCGGGCATTTGCGGCAACCTGATTGACCGCGTGCGCATTGGCCGGGTGATCGATTTCTTCCTGGTGCATTACCGAGAGCATCAGTTCCCCGTCTTCAACGTCGCCGACACGGCTATCAGCATCGGCGCGGCGTTGATGGCCATCGAGTTGTTCATCACTCCGCAGGCCGAGCGCGCAACCGCCGCGCCTGATGGCGAGGAGGCAGGAGGCAGGAGGCAGGAGGCAGAAGTCGGCGACGCCACGCCGCTCGCGAGCAACCCGAACGATGCATCGTCAGGCGATTGA
- the lgt gene encoding prolipoprotein diacylglyceryl transferase — MFPELFRIPGLGIPLATYGVLLAIGFILALWLTARLAARDGLPKQRIYDLGLYVLAASLVGSKALMVVTEWNDYGGDWRRMLSLDFLRSGGVFYGGLLAAVLASVLLMRWWHLPWPKTSDAFAPGIALGHAIGRLGCFSAGCCWGKPTTSWIGVHFTEKASELTGVPIDAALVPTQLIEAIANLMIFGFLLWLTKRRKFEGQIIYAYLMIYAVVRFTIEFWRDDPRGSLLGISTSQFISILMFAFGLVMTLVARKRHAAKDAARRQGVAAQVS; from the coding sequence ATGTTTCCAGAGCTTTTCAGAATCCCCGGGCTGGGCATCCCGCTGGCGACCTATGGCGTGTTGCTGGCCATCGGCTTCATCCTGGCGCTGTGGCTGACGGCGCGGCTGGCGGCGCGCGACGGCCTGCCCAAGCAGCGCATTTACGATCTTGGGTTGTACGTGCTGGCGGCCTCGCTGGTCGGCTCGAAGGCCCTGATGGTCGTCACCGAGTGGAATGATTATGGCGGCGATTGGCGGCGCATGCTGTCGCTCGATTTCTTACGGTCGGGCGGCGTCTTCTATGGCGGGTTGCTGGCGGCGGTGCTGGCGAGCGTCTTGCTGATGCGCTGGTGGCATCTGCCGTGGCCGAAGACCTCGGATGCCTTTGCGCCGGGCATTGCCTTAGGTCATGCCATCGGGCGGCTCGGCTGTTTTTCCGCCGGCTGCTGCTGGGGCAAGCCGACGACTTCGTGGATCGGCGTCCACTTCACCGAGAAAGCGAGCGAGCTGACCGGCGTGCCGATTGATGCGGCGCTGGTGCCGACGCAGTTGATCGAAGCTATTGCGAACCTGATGATCTTCGGCTTCCTGTTGTGGCTGACGAAGCGGCGCAAATTCGAAGGCCAGATCATCTACGCCTACCTCATGATTTACGCGGTGGTGCGCTTCACCATCGAGTTCTGGCGCGACGACCCGCGCGGCTCGCTGCTGGGCATCTCGACCTCGCAGTTCATCTCCATTCTGATGTTCGCCTTTGGGCTGGTAATGACGCTCGTTGCCCGCAAGCGCCACGCCGCCAAAGACGCGGCGCGGCGCCAGGGCGTCGCCGCACAGGTTTCTTGA
- a CDS encoding RluA family pseudouridine synthase, with product MSNELQLLTVDPDAAGARLDAFVAGQLRDISRTRIQRAIEDGDVLVNERAAKSSYRVRAGDHIEIDLPEPPPVELPPEAIPLNIVYEDDDLIVVDKPAGLVVHPGAGQESGTLANALVYHFNELSGTAGRIRPGIVHRIDKETSGLLAVAKNDITHEKLSEQFRNREVFKLYVALAYGRVSESRGEIEARMGRSPHHRTRMAVLRGGAGRAAHTIFEVAERYPEFTLLRVQIKTGRTHQIRVHLAHIGHPVVGDALYGGGRDNMVRDAAMKREARSLGRQFLHSAQLAFMHPRTGERMEFSTPLPPELRHFLALLG from the coding sequence GTGTCGAACGAACTGCAACTCCTAACGGTTGATCCTGACGCGGCAGGCGCGCGGCTCGATGCGTTTGTTGCCGGCCAACTGCGCGACATCAGCCGCACGCGCATTCAACGCGCCATCGAAGACGGGGACGTGCTGGTCAACGAGCGCGCCGCGAAATCGAGCTACCGCGTGCGCGCCGGCGACCATATCGAAATTGATCTGCCCGAACCGCCGCCCGTCGAGCTGCCGCCCGAAGCCATCCCGCTCAACATCGTTTATGAAGACGACGATTTGATCGTCGTAGACAAGCCCGCGGGCCTTGTCGTGCATCCCGGCGCCGGCCAGGAATCGGGCACGCTGGCCAATGCGCTGGTCTATCATTTCAACGAGCTGTCGGGAACCGCCGGGCGCATACGACCCGGCATCGTCCATCGCATCGATAAAGAGACTTCGGGGCTGCTGGCGGTCGCCAAGAACGACATCACGCACGAAAAACTGTCCGAGCAGTTTCGCAACCGCGAGGTCTTCAAGCTCTACGTCGCGCTCGCCTACGGTCGCGTTTCCGAGTCGCGTGGCGAGATCGAAGCGCGCATGGGGCGCAGCCCGCATCACCGTACGCGCATGGCCGTGCTGCGCGGCGGCGCCGGGCGCGCCGCGCATACCATCTTTGAAGTCGCCGAGCGTTATCCCGAATTCACCCTGTTGCGCGTGCAGATCAAGACCGGGCGGACGCACCAGATTCGCGTTCACCTGGCGCACATCGGCCACCCGGTCGTCGGCGATGCTTTGTACGGCGGCGGGCGCGATAACATGGTGCGCGATGCGGCGATGAAGCGCGAGGCTCGCAGCCTCGGTCGCCAATTTCTGCACTCGGCGCAGCTCGCGTTCATGCACCCGCGCACAGGCGAGCGCATGGAATTTTCGACGCCGCTGCCGCCGGAGCTGCGGCACTTCCTGGCCTTGCTCGGCTGA
- a CDS encoding VWA domain-containing protein yields MRRSSVIITCAVAIALFASALTFAQKPADKPQQKKPQPPAQDDQTTKVGVYEVRLPVSVKAKGKFVAGLTERNFEVYEDGKRQKIETFIAPSKLPLNIAVLMDTSNSVKLKLPFEKDAAEDFVSTVTTYRRKDQVSFTTFDSDVELHQDFTDNQELLIKAIRKVKAGGYTRIYDAVYRIIEEKLANLLGDARRIIVVLSDGEDTASEHSLRDAIEMAQRYDVTIFGISTKNFKGTGSGLVETSDDKELRRLCEATGGQIFLPSEKIDLFKAFTQVAQDLRQEYVIYYRPTVQEKIAKRREIRLKLVSADGHLSYKEGYTY; encoded by the coding sequence ATGAGACGTTCATCCGTAATCATTACCTGTGCTGTCGCTATTGCGCTGTTCGCGAGCGCGTTGACGTTTGCGCAAAAGCCTGCCGACAAGCCCCAGCAAAAGAAACCGCAGCCGCCGGCTCAGGACGATCAGACCACCAAGGTCGGCGTTTATGAAGTCCGCCTGCCGGTCAGCGTCAAGGCCAAAGGCAAATTCGTCGCCGGCCTGACCGAGCGGAACTTTGAAGTCTACGAAGACGGCAAGCGGCAAAAGATCGAAACTTTCATTGCGCCGAGCAAGCTGCCGCTCAACATCGCCGTGCTGATGGACACCAGCAACAGCGTCAAGCTCAAGCTGCCGTTCGAGAAAGACGCCGCCGAAGATTTTGTCTCGACGGTCACGACTTATCGCCGCAAGGATCAAGTCTCGTTCACGACCTTTGATTCCGACGTCGAGCTGCACCAGGACTTCACAGACAATCAGGAGCTGCTGATCAAGGCGATTCGCAAGGTCAAGGCCGGCGGCTACACCCGCATCTATGATGCCGTTTACCGCATCATTGAAGAGAAGCTGGCGAATCTGCTTGGTGACGCGCGGCGCATCATCGTCGTGCTGTCGGACGGCGAAGACACCGCAAGCGAGCATTCGCTCCGCGACGCCATCGAGATGGCGCAACGCTACGACGTGACCATCTTCGGCATCAGCACCAAGAACTTTAAAGGCACGGGGTCGGGGCTGGTCGAAACCTCGGATGATAAAGAGCTGCGCCGCCTGTGTGAGGCCACCGGCGGGCAAATCTTTCTGCCGTCAGAGAAGATCGATTTGTTCAAAGCTTTCACACAGGTTGCGCAGGACCTGCGACAGGAATACGTCATCTATTACCGCCCGACTGTTCAGGAGAAGATTGCCAAGCGGCGCGAGATCAGGCTCAAGCTCGTCAGCGCCGACGGCCACCTGTCGTACAAAGAAGGGTACACGTATTAA
- a CDS encoding VWA domain-containing protein: MFLRTVALIAIVALLAATAAAQKPAPRPTAEQKSKPPAPQPKDKDDDIPGSDEAVRLGTDLVNLTFSAVDRNNRIIGDIRQEEVTVLEDGRPQQLFAFKRETTLPINIAILMDLSGSQEYTFPQEKSAAGEFLRSILRPGKDSAAILTFQDDVDLVQGLTSRVETLNRAFDEIQYARRFGAASSRRQATALYDAVYITADEVLARDPARGTAADDQITRRAVILLTDGVDNASSRKLEEAIDRAWRAGVVLYAIGIGDRFRFEGVREDILRRLSEETGGRAYFPRGPDELLDNFRQIEGELRSQYLLAYSPSNGAKDGRFRRIEVRLTNRPDVRVIHRRGYYAATEEVKK, encoded by the coding sequence ATGTTCTTACGCACCGTCGCCTTGATCGCTATCGTTGCCCTGCTTGCCGCAACCGCGGCGGCGCAGAAGCCTGCGCCGCGCCCGACCGCTGAGCAGAAGTCGAAGCCGCCCGCGCCGCAGCCGAAAGATAAAGATGACGATATTCCCGGCAGCGACGAGGCGGTGCGGCTCGGCACTGACCTGGTCAACCTGACCTTCAGCGCCGTTGATCGCAACAACCGCATTATCGGCGACATCCGTCAGGAAGAGGTCACGGTACTCGAAGATGGGCGACCGCAACAGCTCTTCGCCTTCAAGCGCGAAACGACGCTGCCCATCAACATCGCCATCCTGATGGACCTGTCGGGCAGCCAGGAATACACCTTCCCGCAGGAGAAGTCGGCGGCGGGCGAGTTCCTGCGCTCGATCCTGCGTCCGGGCAAAGACTCGGCGGCGATCCTGACCTTTCAAGACGACGTCGATCTGGTTCAGGGATTGACCTCGCGCGTCGAAACGCTCAACCGGGCGTTTGACGAGATTCAATACGCCCGCCGCTTCGGCGCGGCTTCCAGCCGCCGGCAAGCGACGGCGCTTTACGATGCCGTCTACATTACCGCCGACGAAGTCCTGGCGCGCGATCCGGCGCGCGGCACGGCTGCCGACGACCAGATCACCCGGCGCGCGGTGATCTTGTTGACCGATGGCGTAGACAACGCCAGCAGCCGCAAACTCGAAGAAGCCATTGACCGCGCCTGGCGTGCCGGCGTCGTGCTTTATGCCATCGGCATCGGCGACCGCTTTCGCTTCGAGGGCGTGCGCGAAGACATCTTGCGCCGGCTGTCGGAAGAGACCGGCGGGCGCGCTTACTTTCCCCGCGGGCCGGACGAATTGCTCGACAATTTTCGGCAGATCGAGGGCGAATTGCGCAGCCAGTACCTGCTCGCTTATTCGCCGTCGAACGGCGCCAAAGACGGGCGCTTCCGGCGCATCGAAGTGCGCTTGACCAATCGGCCAGACGTGCGCGTTATTCACCGCCGCGGTTATTATGCGGCCACGGAAGAAGTCAAGAAATGA
- a CDS encoding VWA domain-containing protein, translating into MKYKAVPIIMLVALVAALVVPSFSLAQDNKTKPEQRKKGQKSPEDEGAQDDTPIKIGTQLVTVPFNITDKTNRYINDLKQDDLEVLEDNKPQQIFSFERQTDLAITIAMLIDISGSEEYTLPMEKAAGARFFQRVLRPRKDLGAVITFEGEAELVQNLTSDPAKLQRALDEVRIALPGASGRVGGTPPINGGSRAGSTAIWDAVYSVSNDLLKREAGRRVIILITDGEDTSSTIKMREAIERTWRNEVIVYCIGIGDPAFGVDSGVLKKMSQETGGRAFFPRSEGDLDKAFTQIDEDLRSQYVLAYTPSNGAKDGSFRTIQLRVKNQKDLNVRHRRGYFAPGGKAS; encoded by the coding sequence ATGAAATATAAAGCTGTACCCATCATTATGCTCGTGGCGCTGGTCGCCGCGCTCGTCGTCCCCTCGTTCAGCCTCGCGCAGGACAACAAGACGAAGCCCGAGCAGCGCAAGAAAGGCCAGAAGTCGCCCGAAGACGAAGGCGCGCAGGACGACACGCCGATCAAGATCGGCACACAACTGGTCACCGTGCCCTTTAACATCACCGATAAGACGAACCGGTATATCAACGACCTCAAGCAAGACGACCTTGAAGTCCTCGAAGACAACAAGCCGCAGCAGATCTTTTCCTTCGAGCGGCAGACCGATCTGGCCATCACCATCGCCATGCTGATCGACATCTCGGGCAGCGAGGAATACACGCTGCCGATGGAGAAGGCGGCCGGCGCGCGTTTCTTTCAGCGCGTCTTGCGCCCGCGCAAAGACCTCGGCGCGGTCATCACCTTTGAGGGCGAAGCCGAGCTGGTGCAGAACCTGACATCCGACCCGGCGAAGCTGCAACGCGCGCTCGACGAGGTGCGCATCGCGCTGCCGGGCGCTTCGGGTCGCGTCGGCGGCACGCCGCCCATCAATGGCGGCTCGCGCGCCGGCTCGACGGCCATCTGGGACGCCGTCTATTCGGTGTCGAACGACCTGCTCAAGCGCGAGGCGGGTCGCCGCGTCATCATCCTGATCACCGACGGCGAAGACACCTCAAGCACGATCAAGATGCGCGAGGCCATCGAGCGGACGTGGCGCAATGAAGTCATTGTTTACTGCATAGGCATCGGCGACCCGGCCTTTGGAGTCGATTCGGGGGTGCTCAAGAAGATGTCCCAGGAGACCGGCGGGCGGGCTTTCTTCCCGCGCAGCGAGGGCGACCTGGACAAAGCCTTCACGCAGATTGACGAGGATTTGCGCTCGCAATACGTGCTGGCTTATACGCCGTCGAACGGCGCGAAAGACGGCTCGTTCCGCACCATTCAATTGCGTGTCAAGAATCAGAAAGACCTGAACGTGCGCCACCGCCGCGGTTACTTCGCGCCGGGCGGCAAAGCCAGCTAG
- the pgeF gene encoding peptidoglycan editing factor PgeF, which produces MNDPLANQTPHPSLEEEAFDEAVENAFSLRERDVETPGGPVRLAYVTCEPLEEAGFINAFSTRLGGVSPLPRDALNLTSFKGDMPDNVAENRRRFLRAIGAEGAPIVTARQTHSSDRCFIKSVEQARGFANECDALMTRLGGVLLGIQTADCLPVLIGDARAGVMAAIHAGWRGTAARITERTVADLVLQHGVNPRNCIAALGPVACQQCYEVGEDVIERFKSEFRYWPSLLVNFKEDGKAHLDVRAANRQQLLFCGFAEDSIYVADYCTMHQNELFFSHRCEGRASANGAGRLLSVIGKRQVTAVTS; this is translated from the coding sequence ATGAATGACCCGTTGGCTAACCAGACGCCGCACCCATCACTTGAAGAAGAGGCGTTCGATGAAGCCGTCGAGAACGCCTTCAGCCTGCGCGAGCGCGATGTGGAGACGCCGGGCGGCCCTGTGCGCCTGGCTTATGTCACGTGCGAGCCGCTCGAAGAGGCGGGCTTTATCAACGCCTTCAGCACGCGGCTGGGTGGCGTAAGCCCGCTGCCGCGCGACGCGCTGAACCTGACGAGCTTCAAAGGCGACATGCCCGATAACGTCGCCGAAAACCGCCGCCGCTTTCTGCGCGCCATCGGCGCCGAAGGCGCACCCATCGTCACCGCGCGGCAGACGCATTCGAGCGACCGCTGCTTCATCAAATCGGTGGAGCAAGCGCGAGGCTTTGCCAATGAATGTGATGCGCTGATGACGCGGCTCGGCGGCGTGCTGCTCGGCATTCAGACTGCCGACTGCCTGCCGGTTCTGATCGGCGATGCCCGGGCGGGCGTGATGGCGGCGATACACGCCGGCTGGCGCGGCACCGCCGCGCGCATCACCGAGCGCACGGTCGCCGACCTGGTGCTGCAACATGGCGTCAACCCGCGCAACTGCATCGCCGCGCTCGGCCCCGTCGCCTGTCAGCAATGTTACGAAGTCGGCGAAGATGTCATCGAGCGTTTCAAGTCAGAGTTCCGCTACTGGCCGAGCCTGCTCGTGAACTTCAAAGAAGACGGCAAGGCGCACCTCGATGTGCGCGCCGCCAACCGCCAGCAGTTGCTCTTCTGCGGTTTCGCGGAAGACAGTATTTATGTCGCCGATTACTGTACGATGCATCAGAACGAATTATTCTTTTCGCACCGCTGCGAAGGACGCGCGTCGGCAAATGGCGCGGGCCGCTTGCTTTCGGTGATCGGCAAGCGCCAGGTGACGGCGGTCACAAGCTGA